GGCGAAGTCAAGCCGCTCGAGATCTTCTCGGCGATGCTCGTCAAGCCCGACAAGCCGATCGAGGCGCCCGAACGGCTCACGCGGCTCGTCGTGAGGCTGAGCACCGCGGACGGCTCGCCGCTGGCGGTCCAGTTCGACTCGGCCGGCTACCAGCGCGTGCTCGAGCGCGACGAGGCGAGCGTGACGCTCGAGATCTCGTCGGCCCTCACCAAGACCGAGGAGAAGGACCTTACGCGGTACTTGGCCTCGACCACGTACCTCGACGCGAGCGACGCGAGGATCGTCAACGCGGCAAAGCAGGCGGTGCGGCTCGAGAAGGACCCGTGGACCAAGGCGCGCCTGCTCCGCGCGGCCGTGTTCCAACTCATCGAGGAGAAATCGTTCGGCGTCGCCATGGCGACGGCGAGCGAAGTCATTGCCTCGAAGGAGGGCGATTGCACCGAGCACGCCGTGCTCCTGGCGGCGATGGCGCGTGCCGCCGGCGTGCCGTCGCGCGTGGCTATCGGGCTTATCCACTTCCAGGGCGTCTTCGGCTACCACATGTGGACACAGGTCTACGTGAACGGGGCATGGCGCGATGTGGACGCCGTGCTGCCGGGGCGCGATTTCGACGCGGCGCACATCCGGCTCGCTACGAGCGCGATGGGCGACGCCGACACCCTGCTCGATATCGCCGTGTTCGCCGCGGTCATCGGCAAGCTCAAGATTGAGGTGGTCGCGGCCGACCACCCGGAGCGCGCCGGGGGCCGATAGGGCAAGGTTGCTGGAGCGATTCGCGGGCGCGGAGTGTTACAGGCGAGGAGACCTGCATGAGGAGACCATGGCAGTGGTCACGGTCTTGATCGGGGCGGCCATCGGCACGGGCGTGGGCGCGTTGGCCGGGTTGCTCGTCCAACTGAGTGCGAAGAACCGTCAGGGGCGGACCCAGTGGGCGTTCGTCGGCTCGCCGGGCCGCGGGGCGATCCTGGGCGCGGTTGTCGGCATCGTCTTTGCGCTGTACTTCGGGGGCCCGTACGGCTGGCGGCCTGAGGCACAGAGCAGCGTCGTCGTGCTGACGAGCGAGGCGTTTGATTCCGCGCTTGACGATCCGAAACCGCTTATCGCCGTTTTCTACTCGGACACCTGTCCGACGTGTAACGGGTTCGCGCCGGCCGTCGAGGAGCTTGCTGACGAGTATGAGAGCCGGCTCACGGTCGCCAAGATCAACGCGACGAATGAGAGCGCCTTATTCGACCGGTTCGACGTCAAAGCTGTTCCCACGACGCTCTACTTCGCCAACGGCAAGCAGGTCGACCGGACCAAGGGCAAGGTCTCGCTCAGCCGTCTGCGCGAGCGTGCCGAGGCGCTGTTGGCGGAGCAGATTATGCCCGCCGAGGAGGCGGGCGCACCCGCTGCTGCCGGTCAATCTGTTTCCGACGAGTCTGCAGTCGCCACCCCGCAGTAACCGCCCCATCGCCTGCACGTGCAGCGCGGCCTCGTGTGGAGCAGATCTACCAGTGCTCGCGCTTGCGGGTCGAGAGCAGGACGACATCGCGCAGCTCTTCGGCATTTCGCGCCTGGGCCCAGCGTTTCTCGAAGTCGGCTTCCTGGACAAGGTGGGCGATGGTCATGAGTGCGCGGAGGTGATAATTGCGTTCGTCGAGCGAGCCGACGAGCACAAAGGCGGTTGTCACCGGACGGTCGGCCTCGGGGAAGGTAATCCCCTCGCGGGCGCGCACCAGGAGCACCTCGAAGACGTTGTGCCCCTCGATGACCACGTGGGGGATCGACAGCCCGGGTCGCACCACGGTGCTCGACTGGCGTTCACGTTCGGCCAAGCGCCGGCGCAGCAGCGTCGGCGCGACCTGGAGCCGGTCGGCGAGCGCGGCGGCCGCGCGGTCGAACAACTCGTCGGCGGTGATCGCCGTGTCGATATCGAGGATGGGGCAGTACTTCATAAGCCGGTCGAAGCGGTCGAGCATGCGGTCGTCGCGTTCGAGCGAAATCTGGCGCAGCTCCTTTTCGAGGCCCGTGCGCTGGAGGTCCTTTGCCGCGATCTTCTTGACGACGAACACGAACGCCGATTCGCGGTCGATGCGCCGGTGGACGTAGGCGAAGTACCAGACGCAGGCGAGCACCGCGAAACCCCCCGTGACGATCAGGGGCACGCGGCCCATGTCGATGATGAGGAAGACGTACACGACAATGGCGGCGATCTGGAGCCACGGGTAAAGCGGCGCCCGGATCGAAGGCCGGTAGCTCTGGAACCCGCTCGTGCGCATGATGATGACGGCCAAGTTCAGAAAGACGAATACCAGGATCAGCATGGTCGACGCGGTCTTGACGAGGTCCTCGACGGAGAGGAACACGACGGCGAGCATGACAAACGCGGCCGTGAGCGCGATGGCGATGTGCGGCGTGTTCCAGCGGTGGTTGGTCCTCGAGAGCACCTCGGGCAGCAGGCCATCGCGGCCCATCGCCATGGGCGAGCGCGACGCCGACAGGATGCCGGCGTTGGCCGTCGTGGCAAACGCGAAGAGCGCCGCGATCGAGACGAGAACCAGCCCGATGCGCCCCAGCATAGCCTCGGCACCCAGCGCCAGAGGCACGAGCGAGCCGGAGAGGTGCGCGGGGGCGACCGTGCCGACGGTGACAGACACGACGAGTATGTAGAGCACGATCACCGTGCCGAAAGCGAGGAACATGCCGAGCGGCAAGGTGACGTGCGGCCGATGGACTTCTTCGGACACGTCCACGACCTTGGTCAGTCCACCGAACGAGACGAACACCATGCCGGCGACGGCGACGACCGAGAGGGTGCCTGCGGGCATGAACTGGCTGTAGCGCGCCCCGTCGAGGGTCGTTGTGCCGGCACCGATATAGAGCACCAGCAAGGCCAGCAAGCCGAGCACGAGAAACGTCTGAAGGCGGCCCGTGCTCTTGACGCTGACAAGGTTGACGGCCGTGAAGACCAGACACGCCGCGACCGCCACTCCCTTGACCACCCATTGACTCTCGCCGGGCACGATGAGCGTGGCGAGCGCACCGATGCCGATCATGGCGAACGACGCCTTGAGCGTGATCGAGAACCAATTCGCGAGCCCTGCGAACGTGCCCACAAGAGGCCCGAGGCTGCGCTCGACGAAGAAGTAGCTCCCGCCCGAGCGCGGCATGGCGGTGGCGAGTTCGGTCTGCGCGAGCAGGCTCGGCACCATGAGCAGCCCGGCAAGCGCGTACGACAGGATCATCGCGGGGCCCGCCTTGGCGTAGGCGATTCCCGGCAGCACGAACAGACCGGAGCTGATCATCGCCCCGGCGGCGATGCAGAACACGTGGAGCAGTCTGAGTTCGCGCTTGAGCATGCAGGCAGTGTCCGCGATCCGTGTCAGCCCGGAGGCCACTTCATCGGGCGGCCGCCGAGCAGGTGGAAGTGGAGGTGGTCGACCTCCTGGCCGCCGTGCGCCCCGCAGTTGACCACGATACGGTAGCCGTGCGACAGCCCGAGCTGGGCGGCGAGCTTGACGAGCACGGTATGGATGTGGCCGACGAGCGGCGCGTCGGCCTCGCTGATCGCGTCGTGGGTGGGGATCGGCTTACGCGGCACGACGAGCACGTGCGTCGGCGCTTGGGGCCGGATGTCGCGGAAGGCGACGCACACGTCGTCCTCGTACACAATATCGGCAGGGATCTCCTTGCGGATGATCTTTGCGAAGATGGTGTCGCTCATGACGCGGCAACCTCCTTGGGGTCGACGGCGATGGCGCGCTCGACGAGCATGCGGGGGATGCCGTCGAAGACGGGGTAGATGACCAGCCCGTCGTCGCGCAGCAGGCCGTCCTCGAGCTCACGTTCGACGGGCTCGCCGCCCTTGTCGCGCAGGGCGCCCCGGCGCACGCGCTCGTTGAGGGCGGCAATCAGGCCGCCCGGCGCGCGCGAGACGGGCCGGCGCGTCTCCGGGCAGACGAGCATACGGATCAGGTCCTCACGGATCACTGCAACCTCCTCGTGCGACTTACGCGCCGATTGAACCATCGGCTGCGGCGGAACGCAAGCGGCGTTTCAGACGTAGAACAGCTATGAGGTTCTGCGCGTTCCCGGACGTCCTGCCGTCCGGCGTGTTCGATCTCTGGCATGTGTCGTGCGTTGAGCGAGGTATTGATCGACGTGCGTCGGCTGTTCTGAACAGACTGTCGCGGGTGTTGCGCGGCATGGCTTCTCTCCATAACTTACGTCGGCCAAATTGGTTTGACAGCTCGCCCGGTCGGTCGCACAATGCGTAGCAGATGGAGTCTCGACGCGCACAATGAACACGTGTGCCGCGCGGGGTGCGCTCTAGGTGCGTGAGCCTCGCGCAGCGGTCTGTTTCCATTCAGGGAGAGGCTCGATGAGCCGAAGGGCGGAAAAAACCTGTATCGGCGGTCTGGTGCTTCAGACGCTCTGCGCGCTGGGCTGCTTTGTGCTCGCCAAGACGACCAACTCACGGGCGGCGTTTGCCGAGGCGTGGCACTTCGCGCTCGGCATCGGCGTGTGGCTGCTCGCGCTGCTGCACGTCAGCTTCCGGCGGGCGGCGATTGAGGAGAAGCTCGACGAGGAAGCCGTGCGCCGCCGTCAGGGCGAGCGGGCCAAGGGCATATTCGGCGCCGAGGGTGCGGCCGACGAGTTCTCGGCCCGTGCACGCCTCGAGCGGGTGGAGAAGTGGCTCGTGCCGTTCGGCTCGCTGCTGTTCGGGCTGGGCATGGTCGTGGTGAGCGCGTTGATGCTCACCGGCTGGGGTCGGCCCGCCGAACCGGTCAGCGGGACTCTCGTGGGGCTGATGGCCTTCTTCGCCATGGTGTTCCTGACGTTCCTGGTCGGCCGATACACCGTCGGCCAATCTGAGGAACCGGGTGCCGAGCTGCTGCGCGGGCCGGGCGGCTTCATGCTGTTCAACACGCTCTGCTCGGTGCTCGTTATGGCGGGCATGGCGTTCGCCGAGTTCGGTGCGACGGCCCTCGAGCAGATCGTCGCGTGGGTCATTATCGTTGCGCTGGGGGTGATCGGCGCCGAGTTCACGCTTACCTTTGTCGCCAATCTCTACCGGCCGCGGCCGGCAGCGGGGCGCGAAGCGCGCGCGGCCTATGACAGCCGCCTGCTTGGGCTGCTGAGCATGCCGAAGCGCATTCTGCGCTCGGCGGCCGAGACGCTCGACTACCAGTTCGGCTTCAAGGTGTCGGAGACGTGGTTCTTCCGGTTCCTCGAGCGGGCGCTGGCGCCGCTGATTCTATTCCTTCTGGTGACGCTCTATCTGCTCACGAGCGTGCTCGTGGTGCCGGCGGGGCACTTGGCGTTCATCGAGCGCTTCGGTGCGGCGCGCTCGGACGCTGACGGCGCGCCGGCGGTATACCGGCCCGGTCTGCACCTCAAGTGGCCGTGGCCCATCGAGATATCGCGTGTTGTGGCCACCGACCGGGTGCAGCAGATCGTGCTCGGCGTCCACGGTGGAGAGACGGGCCTCGACGAGTACGATCGCAAAATCGCCCGTGGCGAGCAGGCCGAGCTGCCGCCGCTGGTGTGGACGCGTCCACACTACGAGCAGGAGTACAACCTGATCGTGGCCACCGACGAGCCGGACATCAGGGATGTCGAGCTCACCGAGGGCGGGCGCACGGTGCGCGTGCCGCCTGTGAGTCTGGTGACGGTCAGCCTGCCCGTGCAGTTTGTCGTGCGCGAGCACGAGCTGGCCAAGTACGTCTACGGCTACACCGACGTGGCGGCCGCGCTCGAGGCGGTCGCCTACCGCGAGCTGGTGCAGTACGTGGCGGGCGCCGACCTGATCCGGCTGCTCGGGCCGGACCGTGAGCAAGCGGGCGAGGATCTTCAGCAGCGCATCCAGGTCGCCGCCGACGCGGCGGGCCTCGGCGTGGACGTGGTCTTCGTCGGGCTGCATGGGGTGCATCCGCACTTCCAGGTCGCGCCGTCGTTCGAGGCACGCGTGAGCGCGCTCGAGGAGCGCAAGACCGAGATCATCGACGGAGAGACCTACGCTGTCGGGCTCAGGCCGACGAGCGAGGCCGAACGGGCCAAGATCGTCAATACCGCCAAAGCCGAGCGGTTCAGCAAGCGCATCCTGGCTTGGGCGCGGGCCGACCGCTTCAAGACGCTCGACGCGGCCTACCGCAAGGCGCCGGACATCTTCCGGCTGCGCCGGTACCTGACCGAGCTCGAAGACGTCCTCCCGGGGCGCAAGCTGGTCGTCGCTTCGCCCGAGGTGCTCGGCGACGGCATTCTCATCCTTGACCTGACCGAGAAGCTGGGCCGCCAACTGCTCGGCTTGAGTGACATGACCGGAACGACAGAGGAGACCCGCCCATGACGATGCGGCGCAATATCCTGACGCTGGTGACAGCCGCGGTCCTCGTGCTCATCTTCGTGCTGTACATGATTACGTTCGTCGTGCGCGAGGGTGAAGTCGTTGTGCTGACGACCTTCCAGAAGGTCGTGCGCGTGATCGACAAGCCGGGCCTGTACTTCAAGGCCCCACCGCCCATCCAACGCGTGGTGACTCTCGATGCGCGGCTGCACACCGACAAGGACCGCTTCGAGGAGACCAAGACGAGCGACGGCGTGCTGCTCGTGTTGCTGGCCTACTACAACTGGCGTGTGGCCGAGCCGCGAGTCTTCTATACGAAGTTTTACGCCCGGGACCGGGCCGTGACGCTTGAGGCAGCGCGCAAGGTGCTCGGCGACGTCGTGCGCGATGCCAAGGACGACGTGTTCGGCCGCTACTCCTTCGCCGATCTCATCCCGCGGTTCAGCTACGCCGAGACCCCGGGACTCGAGGCCGCCGCTTCAGCGGCCGATGACGGCTCGTTGCCCGCGCTCGGCGAGAGCACGCGGCCGCGCGAAGTCGTGGCCGAGCCGAAGTTCCGCGAGATCGAGGCGGCGATCCTCAACAGCGTACAGGAGAAGGCTCTTAAGGAATACGGCGTCGAGATCACCCGCGTCGGCATCATGCGCTTCGAGCTGCCGCAGGCGACGACGCAGTTCGTCTTCAAACGCATGCAGGCCGAGCGCGAGAAAGTCGCCGCCGCCATCCGCGACAGCGGCGAAGCCCAGGCCGAAGGCATCAAGACGGACGCCAACACGGCCCGGAGCACAATCCTGGCGGCGGCTGCCGCGCAGGCCGAGAAGGAACGAGCGCTTGGCGACAACGAGGCGGCCGAGTACTACGACACGTTTGCGCAGAACCCGGAGCTGCACGACTTTTTGCGCAAGCTTCAATCGTTGCGCGTCATCATCAACGAAGGCACGACGCTTGTGCTCGGCACCGATACGGCCCCATTCGAGATCCTGCGCAGTCTGCCGGCGGCGTTGCTCAAGACGGTCACGCCGGCCGCGCCGGTCTCCGGGATGGCGGTCGAGCCGGCGGGGACGCATCAGTAATGGACACGCACACCCACAACGACGACCGGCCGCGGCCCGCTGAACTGGTCTCGCCGGGTTCGGGCGCCGCAGAGCAGGCGCTCGCGGGCGCGTTGCGGACCATGTTCGGCGCGTTGCGCGTGGTGATGATTATCGTGCTCGTGGCGCTTGTGTTCTCGAACACGCGCTTTCTGCGGCAGAACCAGCGCGCGGTGATTCTGCGCTTCGGCAGGATTGTCGGCGCTGAGGCAGCCCGCGTGCACGGGCCGGGGCTCGTGTTTGCCTGGCCCCAGCCGATCGACGAGATCATTGTCGTCGATGCCGCACGCGTGCAGACGCTCGATGTCGATGATTTTATGTACCGGGCGAGCGCGCGCGAGGGCGGCACCGAGCAGCTCGGTGAGACGCTCGACCCGGCGCTCGACGGCTACACGGTCACGGGCGACGCGAACATCCTTCACACCCTGTGGCGTATCGAGTACCAGATCGACGATGTAGTCAAGTACGTGCTCAACGTCTCCGAGCCCGAGCGGCTCATTCGCGCCTCGTTGGCGGCGGCCGTCGTGCATGCGAGCGTTCTCTTCACCGTTGACGAGGCGCTCATCGCCGACGTAAGCGGCTTCATCCGCGCCGTCGAGGAACGGCTCCAGGCCCGCCTCGATGCGGCCGACAGCGGGATCAGGATCGTCGGCGTCCGGACTCAGGAGCGCCGCGAGCCGGTGCAGACCTCGGAAGCCTTCCAGCGTCTGGTCCAGGCCGGGCAAGAGCGAGACCAGATGCTCCAGGAAGCGCAACGCTACAGCCAGCAGGTGCTCGCT
This portion of the Verrucomicrobiota bacterium genome encodes:
- a CDS encoding Trm112 family protein, yielding MIREDLIRMLVCPETRRPVSRAPGGLIAALNERVRRGALRDKGGEPVERELEDGLLRDDGLVIYPVFDGIPRMLVERAIAVDPKEVAAS
- a CDS encoding transglutaminase domain-containing protein, with amino-acid sequence MTANCWRRVLVIIAALWCAGAAWAGEDSDPAAADLPIDEWQVLLMQGQRVGHIHIASYLDGDDVVTKTSTSLTLTRLGSEARVQVAETYRERLDGTPLSFSTIQRTGMIAVQHEGAIKDGKLHLVTIQGERRRESEHDWDAEALFPHALHLKQQSLTYEPGEELTVKVYSPDISPTKPTTMRLKVIGKETVDVLGIAVEATKIEARVAGLTGMTETSWVDAKGNPLVTSIPLFDTRAVRCTKEYALGEVKPLEIFSAMLVKPDKPIEAPERLTRLVVRLSTADGSPLAVQFDSAGYQRVLERDEASVTLEISSALTKTEEKDLTRYLASTTYLDASDARIVNAAKQAVRLEKDPWTKARLLRAAVFQLIEEKSFGVAMATASEVIASKEGDCTEHAVLLAAMARAAGVPSRVAIGLIHFQGVFGYHMWTQVYVNGAWRDVDAVLPGRDFDAAHIRLATSAMGDADTLLDIAVFAAVIGKLKIEVVAADHPERAGGR
- a CDS encoding thioredoxin family protein produces the protein MAVVTVLIGAAIGTGVGALAGLLVQLSAKNRQGRTQWAFVGSPGRGAILGAVVGIVFALYFGGPYGWRPEAQSSVVVLTSEAFDSALDDPKPLIAVFYSDTCPTCNGFAPAVEELADEYESRLTVAKINATNESALFDRFDVKAVPTTLYFANGKQVDRTKGKVSLSRLRERAEALLAEQIMPAEEAGAPAAAGQSVSDESAVATPQ
- the hflC gene encoding protease modulator HflC, whose product is MTMRRNILTLVTAAVLVLIFVLYMITFVVREGEVVVLTTFQKVVRVIDKPGLYFKAPPPIQRVVTLDARLHTDKDRFEETKTSDGVLLVLLAYYNWRVAEPRVFYTKFYARDRAVTLEAARKVLGDVVRDAKDDVFGRYSFADLIPRFSYAETPGLEAAASAADDGSLPALGESTRPREVVAEPKFREIEAAILNSVQEKALKEYGVEITRVGIMRFELPQATTQFVFKRMQAEREKVAAAIRDSGEAQAEGIKTDANTARSTILAAAAAQAEKERALGDNEAAEYYDTFAQNPELHDFLRKLQSLRVIINEGTTLVLGTDTAPFEILRSLPAALLKTVTPAAPVSGMAVEPAGTHQ
- a CDS encoding amino acid permease — encoded protein: MLKRELRLLHVFCIAAGAMISSGLFVLPGIAYAKAGPAMILSYALAGLLMVPSLLAQTELATAMPRSGGSYFFVERSLGPLVGTFAGLANWFSITLKASFAMIGIGALATLIVPGESQWVVKGVAVAACLVFTAVNLVSVKSTGRLQTFLVLGLLALLVLYIGAGTTTLDGARYSQFMPAGTLSVVAVAGMVFVSFGGLTKVVDVSEEVHRPHVTLPLGMFLAFGTVIVLYILVVSVTVGTVAPAHLSGSLVPLALGAEAMLGRIGLVLVSIAALFAFATTANAGILSASRSPMAMGRDGLLPEVLSRTNHRWNTPHIAIALTAAFVMLAVVFLSVEDLVKTASTMLILVFVFLNLAVIIMRTSGFQSYRPSIRAPLYPWLQIAAIVVYVFLIIDMGRVPLIVTGGFAVLACVWYFAYVHRRIDRESAFVFVVKKIAAKDLQRTGLEKELRQISLERDDRMLDRFDRLMKYCPILDIDTAITADELFDRAAAALADRLQVAPTLLRRRLAERERQSSTVVRPGLSIPHVVIEGHNVFEVLLVRAREGITFPEADRPVTTAFVLVGSLDERNYHLRALMTIAHLVQEADFEKRWAQARNAEELRDVVLLSTRKREHW
- a CDS encoding histidine triad nucleotide-binding protein, translated to MSDTIFAKIIRKEIPADIVYEDDVCVAFRDIRPQAPTHVLVVPRKPIPTHDAISEADAPLVGHIHTVLVKLAAQLGLSHGYRIVVNCGAHGGQEVDHLHFHLLGGRPMKWPPG